The Ignavibacteriota bacterium genome has a window encoding:
- the rfbD gene encoding dTDP-4-dehydrorhamnose reductase — translation MNTLEVERVLVVGSNGLLGQKVAEQLIRGFNYHVTLTSIESAPVRDMPAAPYMQADITNRKTVKDLVGSVNPDVIINCAAMTNVDACETEREIAWKINVGGVEHLIDAARKRPATIIHVSSDYVFDGKNGPYHEEDRPEPLSYYGKSKLASENALRTSDVPYFVARTMVLYGYAEGVKANFALWLVNSLRERQTVRIVDDQIGNPTLVDDLAFGLIRAMEMKRRGIYNIAGKDIVSRFDFAVALAKAFGLDASLIQPIKTAQLNQPAARPLRSGLITLKAEVDLGLKLSGVDQGLALLKSQLVRAGK, via the coding sequence ATGAACACTCTTGAGGTCGAACGCGTCCTGGTGGTCGGGAGCAACGGATTGCTCGGGCAGAAGGTGGCCGAGCAACTGATCCGCGGGTTCAATTATCACGTCACGCTGACCTCGATCGAGTCGGCCCCTGTCCGCGATATGCCTGCCGCGCCGTACATGCAGGCGGACATCACGAACAGGAAGACCGTAAAGGATCTTGTCGGTTCGGTGAATCCGGATGTCATCATCAATTGTGCGGCGATGACGAACGTGGATGCGTGCGAGACCGAACGGGAGATCGCCTGGAAGATCAATGTCGGCGGCGTGGAACATCTGATCGACGCCGCCCGGAAGCGGCCGGCAACGATCATCCACGTCTCCAGTGACTACGTCTTCGACGGCAAGAATGGCCCGTACCATGAAGAGGACAGGCCTGAGCCGCTGAGCTACTACGGGAAATCGAAACTTGCGAGCGAGAATGCGCTGCGGACGTCGGATGTCCCGTATTTCGTTGCGCGCACGATGGTGCTCTACGGGTATGCGGAAGGTGTGAAAGCGAATTTCGCGCTCTGGCTGGTGAACAGTCTGCGCGAACGGCAGACGGTCCGCATCGTCGACGATCAGATCGGCAATCCGACGCTGGTGGACGACCTCGCGTTCGGCCTGATCCGTGCGATGGAAATGAAGCGGAGAGGCATCTATAATATAGCCGGCAAGGACATTGTCAGCCGGTTCGATTTTGCCGTAGCGCTGGCGAAGGCCTTCGGGCTGGATGCGTCGCTGATCCAGCCGATCAAGACCGCGCAGCTGAACCAACCCGCGGCACGTCCGCTCAGATCCGGCCTGATCACCTTGAAGGCCGAAGTGGACCTCGGGCTGAAACTCTCCGGTGTCGACCAGGGGCTTGCGCTGCTGAAGAGCCAGCTTGTCCGGGCCGGAAAATAG
- a CDS encoding carbohydrate kinase family protein encodes MKLLIIGHLSMDVFHTPDGVEREEAGGILRGLGAMSALAGRGDGFTPVAGVSRKELPAMRERLEALQGVQTDGLYVHETPVHRVHYYYRNEHDHVACTHDLAPPIPFAKIKPHLDVHGILINMISGADITLDTLDEIRMAVRHEGIPVHLDLHSLTLGVNERHERFRRPLPDWRRWAFMIDTIQMNEEEVAGLTVEGMEEERAVGHILMLGVKGVLITRGARGVRVYLNEQKKVIRTDLAVPSVDPAGSPVGRGDKFGAAFLYHYVKNHNVLAAAESAQASATGGGAA; translated from the coding sequence ATGAAATTGCTGATCATCGGTCACCTCTCGATGGACGTGTTCCACACGCCCGACGGTGTTGAGCGCGAAGAGGCTGGCGGGATCCTGCGCGGGCTCGGTGCAATGTCGGCCCTTGCGGGCCGTGGCGATGGGTTCACGCCGGTGGCCGGCGTTTCGCGGAAGGAACTCCCGGCGATGCGCGAGCGCCTCGAAGCGTTGCAGGGCGTTCAGACCGATGGCCTGTACGTCCACGAGACCCCCGTTCACCGTGTGCATTACTATTATCGGAATGAGCACGATCACGTGGCATGCACGCACGATCTTGCCCCGCCCATTCCGTTCGCGAAGATCAAACCGCACCTTGACGTGCACGGCATCCTGATCAACATGATCTCGGGTGCGGACATCACGCTCGACACCCTGGATGAGATCCGCATGGCGGTGCGTCATGAGGGGATCCCGGTGCACCTGGACCTGCACAGCCTGACGCTTGGCGTGAATGAGCGTCACGAGCGGTTCCGCCGGCCGTTGCCGGACTGGCGCCGCTGGGCATTCATGATCGATACGATACAGATGAATGAGGAAGAGGTGGCGGGTCTGACGGTGGAAGGGATGGAGGAAGAGCGTGCCGTCGGCCACATCCTGATGCTGGGGGTGAAGGGCGTCCTGATCACACGGGGCGCACGCGGGGTACGTGTGTATCTGAACGAACAGAAGAAGGTGATCCGGACCGACCTTGCCGTGCCGTCTGTCGATCCTGCCGGCTCTCCGGTCGGGCGCGGTGACAAGTTCGGCGCGGCGTTCCTGTATCATTATGTGAAGAATCACAACGTGCTTGCCGCCGCCGAATCGGCGCAGGCGAGTGCGACAGGCGGAGGGGCAGCATGA
- the purE gene encoding 5-(carboxyamino)imidazole ribonucleotide mutase, which yields MKKVAVLLGSTSDEEVMKGCTDYLTKFGIPWDLKILSAHRTPDATAAFVKSAEENGYALIIAAAGMAAHLPGVAAAYTTLPVIGVPLAGSELRGVDALYAIVQMPAGIPVATVAIGSAGAKNAAVLAAEILALGEPVLTTRLREFRAAGARF from the coding sequence ATGAAGAAGGTCGCCGTCCTGCTGGGCAGCACCTCCGATGAAGAGGTCATGAAGGGGTGCACGGACTATCTCACGAAATTCGGCATACCGTGGGACCTCAAGATCCTCTCGGCGCACCGCACGCCGGACGCCACCGCGGCATTCGTGAAGTCGGCGGAGGAGAACGGGTATGCGCTGATCATCGCGGCAGCCGGCATGGCCGCCCATCTCCCCGGTGTCGCCGCGGCATACACGACGCTTCCGGTGATCGGCGTGCCGCTTGCCGGCTCGGAACTGCGGGGTGTGGATGCGCTGTACGCGATCGTGCAGATGCCGGCGGGGATCCCTGTGGCAACGGTAGCGATCGGCTCTGCCGGTGCAAAGAATGCCGCGGTGCTTGCCGCCGAGATCCTTGCGCTGGGCGAGCCCGTGCTCACGACACGGTTGCGTGAGTTCCGGGCCGCCGGTGCCAGGTTCTGA
- a CDS encoding 1-(5-phosphoribosyl)-5-[(5-phosphoribosylamino)methylideneamino] imidazole-4-carboxamide isomerase, with the protein MILVIPAIEIRGGRSVQMVQGVEGFAYSDAPEDMARLCRLENAKSLHVTDIDGARAGHLVNTDTIKRMVEKVDIPIALGGGLRDAEEVKKAFDLGVYRVRVGTMVIQNPDEARSLIETYTASRIILGIDAMDGIVATNGWEESSGLTAMTVALNAKALGFTRMVYTDIRMDGTMRGMNLPRIKELAEKTGLRITASGGVGGLEDLLRIQELEPYGVDSVVIGRALYQNRFACQALWRMCEARDYPYTAKV; encoded by the coding sequence ATGATCCTCGTTATTCCTGCTATTGAGATACGTGGCGGGCGCTCCGTCCAGATGGTCCAGGGGGTTGAAGGATTCGCGTATTCCGATGCCCCCGAGGATATGGCCCGTCTCTGCCGTCTTGAGAACGCCAAGTCCCTCCACGTCACCGACATCGATGGTGCGCGCGCCGGTCACCTTGTGAACACCGACACCATCAAGCGTATGGTGGAGAAGGTGGACATCCCCATTGCTCTTGGTGGCGGATTGCGCGATGCTGAGGAAGTCAAGAAGGCGTTCGATCTCGGGGTCTACCGTGTTCGAGTCGGCACGATGGTGATCCAGAATCCCGACGAAGCGCGGTCGCTGATCGAGACGTACACGGCGAGCCGGATCATACTCGGCATCGATGCGATGGATGGCATCGTGGCGACGAATGGTTGGGAGGAGTCGTCGGGGCTCACCGCGATGACCGTGGCGCTCAATGCAAAGGCGCTCGGGTTCACGCGCATGGTCTACACGGACATCCGGATGGATGGCACCATGCGTGGCATGAACCTTCCCAGGATCAAAGAGCTCGCCGAGAAAACGGGATTGCGTATCACGGCATCGGGGGGTGTCGGTGGGCTTGAAGACCTCCTGCGCATTCAGGAACTGGAGCCGTACGGCGTCGATTCGGTCGTGATCGGGCGCGCGCTCTATCAGAACAGATTTGCCTGTCAGGCACTCTGGCGCATGTGTGAAGCCAGAGACTATCCCTATACAGCGAAGGTGTGA
- a CDS encoding alkaline phosphatase family protein: MRLFHLASIMLATTLVLSINAGNAASPVATPRLVVIVTLDQFPYDYLARYQQFYGQGGFRYLLDGAVFTNASYKHANTSTGPGHAVILSGTYARTNGISRNSWYDRNLGRSMYCVEDRSVEILGAKAEGRSPVNYKTYTYGDMLRIGTAFKAKSIAISNKDRAAILPGGKLANIALWQVDSAFVSSTYYVKELPPWVKKFNASGMVNSFFGKTWERTLPPAAFALVDRDDAPYEGFPAGQGRTFPHPIVGDSASHITSSYYGSLLGSPYGAEVLAALAREAVIGEQLGTRGVTDMLSVSFSSPDYVGHEYGPNSQEMLEMNVQMDRILADFFRFLDKQVGLSQCVIVLTADHGVSTIPAYVSHTIGRAIFQKLDGKAIRARAESLLTARFGTPGSGKWVESLSAGSLFIAPAALAHAGVTAEVAAGVVCDDMRRRPEVVAAFTRGQILALTDGSRLEQRLRNSFNDERSGDAIIVYSPFYKDNPDEHGASHGDPIESDAHVPVIFRGPGIRPGTYDADASPADIAPTLSALTGVEFTPLREGRVLLEALNRSAGPAKVRR; the protein is encoded by the coding sequence ATGCGCCTCTTCCATCTCGCCAGTATCATGCTGGCAACGACTCTCGTTCTCTCGATCAATGCGGGTAATGCGGCATCACCTGTTGCCACACCCCGACTGGTGGTCATTGTCACCCTGGATCAGTTCCCCTACGACTACCTCGCCCGGTACCAGCAATTCTACGGCCAGGGTGGGTTCCGGTACCTGCTGGACGGCGCCGTGTTCACGAACGCATCCTACAAACACGCCAATACCTCCACCGGCCCCGGCCACGCCGTGATCCTGAGCGGAACGTACGCCAGGACGAATGGCATCTCCCGCAACTCCTGGTACGACCGGAACCTCGGACGGAGCATGTACTGCGTCGAAGACCGGTCCGTGGAGATCCTCGGTGCGAAGGCAGAGGGCCGCTCCCCGGTGAATTACAAGACCTACACCTATGGAGACATGCTCCGCATCGGGACAGCGTTCAAGGCGAAGTCCATCGCGATCTCGAACAAGGACCGCGCCGCCATCCTGCCCGGCGGCAAGCTCGCCAACATCGCCCTCTGGCAGGTGGATTCGGCGTTCGTTTCCTCGACCTACTACGTCAAGGAACTTCCGCCCTGGGTGAAAAAGTTCAATGCCTCCGGCATGGTCAACTCCTTCTTCGGAAAGACATGGGAACGCACCCTGCCACCAGCAGCATTCGCCCTGGTGGATAGGGATGACGCACCCTACGAAGGCTTCCCTGCCGGTCAGGGTCGCACGTTCCCGCATCCGATCGTGGGTGATTCCGCTTCCCATATCACATCATCATACTACGGTTCGCTGCTCGGCAGTCCCTACGGCGCCGAAGTCCTTGCTGCCCTCGCCCGCGAAGCGGTGATCGGCGAACAACTCGGCACCCGCGGCGTGACGGATATGCTCAGCGTGAGCTTTTCGTCACCCGACTACGTCGGGCACGAGTACGGCCCGAACAGCCAGGAGATGCTGGAGATGAATGTTCAGATGGACCGGATCCTCGCGGACTTCTTCCGGTTCCTGGATAAGCAGGTGGGTCTCTCGCAGTGCGTCATCGTGCTCACGGCAGACCATGGCGTGTCCACCATCCCCGCTTACGTGAGCCACACTATCGGGCGCGCGATCTTCCAGAAGCTGGACGGCAAAGCGATCAGAGCCCGTGCCGAATCGCTCCTTACCGCAAGATTCGGTACACCGGGTTCCGGCAAATGGGTCGAGAGCCTCTCTGCCGGCTCCCTCTTCATCGCGCCTGCAGCCCTGGCACACGCCGGGGTCACCGCAGAGGTCGCCGCCGGTGTCGTCTGCGACGATATGCGCCGCAGACCCGAAGTCGTGGCCGCGTTCACGCGAGGACAGATCCTTGCGCTGACCGATGGTTCCCGATTGGAGCAACGCCTGCGGAACAGCTTCAATGATGAACGCAGCGGCGATGCGATCATCGTCTACAGTCCGTTCTACAAGGACAACCCGGACGAACACGGCGCGTCGCATGGCGATCCGATCGAATCGGATGCCCACGTGCCGGTGATCTTCCGGGGACCGGGGATCAGGCCAGGGACCTACGACGCGGATGCAAGCCCGGCGGACATCGCGCCGACATTGTCGGCCCTGACAGGCGTGGAATTCACTCCGTTGCGTGAGGGGCGGGTATTGCTCGAAGCGCTGAACCGTTCTGCCGGCCCAGCAAAGGTCAGGCGTTGA
- a CDS encoding VWA domain-containing protein codes for MRFIYSRWRPDAATDDQRLQQLVSLFNYLVTGTSGDVEEALAWLRQLAEEHGVFDENLTMDDLIDKLRAMGLIADAESGLTLTPSGIKRIRQDALNEIFTSLKKAPSGTHETPFSGRGVERLNETRKFMFGDQPTDIDLTSTLTNAFRRDGIENFNLAEEDVEVYETEHQTGCATVLMIDISHSMILYGEDRITPAKQVAMALAELIMTRFPNDYLALVCFGDDAKLVSIAELPFLTVGPFHTNTRAGLQLARDLLRRRGNVNKQIFMVTDGKASAITMPGGRLYKNSFGLDPKIVNKTLDEAVACRREHIPITTFMIAQDPYLVNFVEELTKANQGRAYYSSLSTLGQFLFVDYIRNRRKRFNA; via the coding sequence ATGCGGTTCATCTACAGCCGCTGGCGGCCCGACGCGGCCACCGACGACCAGCGGCTTCAACAACTCGTGTCGCTCTTCAACTACCTGGTGACCGGCACCAGTGGGGATGTTGAAGAGGCGCTGGCATGGCTCCGCCAGCTTGCGGAGGAGCACGGGGTGTTCGATGAGAACCTCACGATGGACGATCTCATCGACAAGCTGCGTGCGATGGGCCTCATCGCCGATGCGGAGAGCGGCCTGACCCTCACGCCGTCGGGCATCAAGCGCATCCGGCAGGACGCGCTGAACGAGATCTTCACATCATTGAAGAAGGCTCCGAGCGGTACCCATGAGACGCCGTTCTCCGGGCGTGGCGTGGAACGTCTCAACGAAACGCGCAAGTTCATGTTCGGCGATCAGCCGACGGACATCGACCTCACCTCCACGCTCACCAACGCATTCCGCCGCGACGGGATCGAGAACTTCAATCTCGCCGAGGAGGATGTGGAGGTCTATGAGACCGAGCATCAGACCGGCTGTGCGACGGTCCTCATGATCGATATCAGTCACAGCATGATCCTGTACGGCGAGGACCGGATCACCCCTGCGAAGCAGGTTGCGATGGCGCTTGCCGAGCTCATCATGACGCGCTTTCCGAACGACTATCTTGCACTGGTGTGTTTCGGAGATGACGCGAAGCTCGTGAGCATCGCGGAGTTGCCGTTCCTGACGGTGGGTCCGTTCCACACGAACACGCGGGCGGGCCTGCAGCTTGCGCGTGACCTCTTGCGCCGGCGGGGGAATGTGAACAAGCAGATCTTCATGGTCACCGACGGCAAGGCCTCGGCGATCACGATGCCCGGTGGGCGGTTGTACAAGAACTCCTTCGGGCTCGATCCGAAGATCGTGAACAAGACACTCGATGAAGCTGTGGCGTGCCGCCGCGAGCACATCCCGATCACGACGTTCATGATCGCGCAGGATCCGTACCTCGTCAACTTCGTGGAAGAACTCACCAAAGCAAATCAGGGACGAGCATACTACTCGTCCCTGAGCACCCTGGGTCAATTCCTCTTTGTGGATTACATCCGCAACAGGCGCAAGCGTTTCAACGCCTGA
- a CDS encoding sigma 54-interacting transcriptional regulator, translated as MNSQAQHVHAGDRWPAGKPETLGGLRASGYAVRPVRDELRENLIARLRSGAPLFPEIIGYEHTVIPALTNALLARHDIILLGLRGQAKTRIVRLLYTLLDEYVPVVKGSEINDDPFAPVSKYAVDLIREKGDDAPIEWLHRSRRYGEKLATPDVTIADLIGDIDPIKAASQRLHYAHEGAIHFGIIPRTNRGIFAINELPDLQPRIQVGLFNILEEKDIQIRGFNIRIPLDVMLVFTANPEDYTNRGNIITPLKDRIDSQILTHYPRSMDDAIRITEQEAHIARDGREVRVPHFFKEIIEQVAFEARTNEFVDQKSGVSARLTIAAMENLVSNAERRAIVTGDAVVMPRICDLPHILPGLTGKVELVFEGEQEGSVKVSRALVGKAVREIFSRYFPDPLRKRQRKSGEQEAPPPKAAEGDYGAIVHWFEAGNRLELSDDMPAAEYRKALEAVKGLRDLVERLKPGLDPALDRPAMMEFVLDGLHQHSRIARDEVDHVISYKDMVGSIFPVDRHMRDEE; from the coding sequence ATGAACTCACAGGCACAGCACGTTCACGCCGGCGACCGGTGGCCCGCCGGGAAGCCGGAAACACTGGGTGGTTTGCGGGCGAGCGGCTATGCCGTCCGGCCGGTCCGCGACGAACTCCGCGAGAATCTCATTGCCCGCCTCCGTTCGGGGGCGCCGTTGTTCCCCGAGATCATCGGCTACGAACACACCGTCATTCCTGCGCTGACCAACGCCCTGCTGGCCCGGCACGACATCATCCTGCTCGGGCTTCGCGGGCAGGCGAAGACCCGCATCGTCCGGCTCCTGTACACGCTCCTGGATGAATACGTTCCCGTGGTGAAGGGGAGCGAGATCAACGATGATCCCTTTGCGCCTGTCAGCAAGTATGCCGTGGACCTCATCCGGGAGAAGGGCGACGATGCCCCGATCGAATGGCTTCACCGGTCGCGCCGGTATGGAGAGAAGCTCGCGACCCCCGATGTGACGATCGCTGACCTCATCGGCGATATCGATCCGATCAAGGCGGCATCGCAACGTTTGCATTATGCGCACGAAGGGGCGATCCACTTTGGCATCATCCCGCGCACCAATCGCGGGATCTTTGCGATCAATGAATTGCCGGATCTGCAGCCGCGCATCCAGGTCGGGCTCTTCAACATCCTGGAAGAGAAGGACATCCAGATCCGCGGGTTCAACATCCGGATCCCGCTGGATGTGATGCTGGTCTTCACCGCGAATCCGGAGGATTACACCAATCGCGGCAACATCATCACGCCGCTGAAGGACCGCATCGACTCCCAGATCCTGACGCACTATCCGCGGTCGATGGACGACGCGATCCGCATCACGGAGCAGGAGGCGCACATCGCACGGGACGGTCGCGAGGTGCGCGTGCCGCATTTCTTCAAAGAGATCATCGAGCAGGTCGCATTTGAAGCCCGGACGAACGAGTTCGTCGATCAGAAGTCCGGTGTAAGCGCGCGCCTCACCATTGCGGCGATGGAAAACCTCGTCAGCAATGCGGAGCGGCGCGCCATTGTGACCGGCGACGCCGTGGTGATGCCGCGGATCTGCGATCTGCCGCACATCCTGCCCGGGCTCACCGGTAAAGTGGAACTCGTGTTCGAAGGCGAACAGGAGGGGAGCGTCAAGGTCAGCCGTGCGCTTGTCGGCAAGGCCGTGCGTGAGATCTTCTCGCGCTACTTCCCCGACCCCCTGCGCAAGCGTCAGCGCAAGAGCGGAGAGCAGGAAGCCCCCCCGCCGAAAGCCGCCGAAGGTGACTATGGCGCGATCGTTCACTGGTTCGAGGCCGGCAACCGGCTGGAGTTGAGCGACGATATGCCTGCGGCGGAGTACCGGAAGGCGCTGGAGGCGGTGAAAGGGTTGCGGGATCTTGTGGAACGGCTGAAGCCGGGGCTTGATCCGGCCCTGGACCGGCCGGCGATGATGGAGTTCGTTCTGGATGGGCTGCATCAGCACTCGCGTATCGCGCGCGATGAGGTGGACCATGTGATCTCGTACAAGGACATGGTGGGAAGCATCTTTCCCGTGGACAGGCACATGAGGGACGAAGAGTAA
- the waaF gene encoding lipopolysaccharide heptosyltransferase II, whose product MDRLLTTTLIIRFSSVGDIILTSPLIRTLRTRFPHCRIDFLVKEDHADLIRHNPHLSQTLLLPKGSGLTELRRIRTQIRSSRYDLILDMHDNLRSRFLTLGPTPVVRYNKRRFARFMLINAHLDLYRWTGGAPPMHQRYLEPLAPYGVVDDGAGPEVFVTGEIEASATAILAAAGLPPMQRAIGVCPSARHATKMWDAGRFAAAASTLAQERGLPVLLFGSQEERGRCEQIAQTIRTDPASTQVINMAGLCTLLETAAAMDRCAVVLTNDTGLMHLAAARTCPIVAVFGPTVRQFGFFPHGEHSIVIEHQALSCRPCSAIGGATCPKRHFRCMNDIEPPRVIEAARSLLH is encoded by the coding sequence ATGGATCGCTTACTGACTACAACATTGATTATCCGGTTTAGTTCCGTCGGCGATATCATCCTCACGTCACCGCTCATTCGGACGTTGCGTACCCGCTTTCCGCACTGCCGCATTGACTTCCTGGTCAAAGAGGATCACGCCGACCTCATCCGGCACAACCCGCATCTCTCACAGACGCTGCTCCTGCCGAAGGGAAGCGGTCTGACGGAATTGCGTCGCATCCGCACGCAGATCCGGTCGTCCCGCTATGATCTGATCCTCGATATGCACGACAACCTCCGCAGCCGGTTCCTGACGCTCGGGCCAACTCCGGTCGTGCGGTACAACAAGCGGCGGTTCGCCCGGTTCATGCTCATCAACGCACATCTCGATCTGTACCGCTGGACCGGAGGCGCACCGCCGATGCACCAGCGGTACCTCGAACCTCTTGCGCCGTATGGCGTGGTGGACGATGGGGCCGGCCCGGAGGTGTTCGTGACCGGCGAGATCGAGGCGTCTGCCACGGCGATCCTTGCCGCCGCCGGCCTCCCTCCCATGCAACGGGCGATCGGCGTCTGCCCGTCGGCACGACACGCGACCAAGATGTGGGACGCAGGCCGCTTCGCGGCCGCGGCATCAACCCTCGCACAGGAACGCGGGCTGCCCGTCCTGCTCTTCGGGTCACAGGAAGAACGTGGCCGGTGCGAACAGATCGCGCAAACGATCCGTACAGACCCGGCATCGACACAGGTCATCAACATGGCCGGACTGTGCACGCTGCTCGAAACCGCCGCGGCCATGGACCGCTGCGCCGTGGTGCTGACCAACGACACCGGACTGATGCACCTCGCCGCTGCTCGCACGTGTCCGATCGTGGCGGTGTTCGGGCCGACCGTCCGTCAGTTCGGCTTCTTCCCGCACGGGGAACACAGCATCGTCATTGAACACCAGGCACTCTCCTGCCGCCCGTGTTCGGCGATCGGCGGGGCGACATGTCCGAAGAGGCATTTCCGTTGCATGAACGATATCGAGCCACCGCGTGTGATCGAGGCGGCGCGCTCACTTCTCCATTGA
- a CDS encoding 3-deoxy-D-manno-octulosonic acid transferase — protein sequence MHTIWRLLYNVIFIPPFWTALHILGLFNRKVARGIAGRKTLFADLEKTIAAMPAGPRVWVHASSMGEFEQAKPIIAALKARHPDVRIIASFFSPSGYEHSRKYTLADAIVYIPFDSPGGARRFIELMRPDVAVMVRYDIWPNHIWELRARSIPVIIANATMSRRTLRRLPLLRSMHQSVYNCIDSILTVAESDVAAFRAFRLKRPTVKAIGDTRYDQVATRSAEARKRHIVPPAVVAGKNVIVAGSTWPEDEAVLLPAFLGLREERADLLLILTPHEPTLEHIEGIERELAGRATTIRFSALNEYDGQDVIIVDSIGILLVLYASAHLAYVGGSFRQGIHNVLEAAVYGIPVLFGPKHRNSHEPLMLVERGGAFIVTNEEEFRTTAGNLLRDDRIRTTAGDRASSFVRSHLGATEQILTFIEPLLTTRSNGTPR from the coding sequence ATGCACACCATCTGGCGCCTCCTGTACAATGTGATCTTCATTCCACCGTTCTGGACGGCACTCCACATCCTCGGACTCTTCAACCGGAAGGTCGCGCGCGGTATCGCCGGACGAAAGACACTGTTCGCCGATCTTGAGAAGACCATCGCGGCCATGCCGGCGGGTCCGCGTGTCTGGGTGCATGCCTCGTCCATGGGAGAGTTCGAACAGGCGAAGCCCATCATCGCCGCCCTGAAAGCACGGCACCCCGATGTCCGCATCATCGCGTCGTTCTTCTCGCCGTCGGGGTACGAGCATTCACGCAAGTACACCCTTGCGGATGCGATCGTGTACATCCCCTTTGATTCTCCGGGAGGCGCGCGCCGCTTCATCGAACTCATGCGGCCGGATGTGGCCGTGATGGTCCGCTACGATATCTGGCCGAACCACATCTGGGAACTCCGTGCCCGCTCGATCCCGGTGATCATCGCCAATGCCACCATGAGCCGGCGCACCCTTCGTCGCCTGCCGCTCCTCCGATCGATGCATCAGTCCGTGTACAACTGCATCGACAGCATCCTGACCGTCGCGGAAAGCGACGTCGCGGCATTCAGGGCATTCCGCCTGAAACGGCCCACGGTCAAAGCCATCGGCGATACACGGTACGATCAGGTCGCCACCCGCAGTGCCGAGGCACGGAAACGCCACATCGTCCCGCCCGCAGTGGTCGCGGGGAAGAACGTGATCGTTGCGGGAAGCACCTGGCCCGAGGACGAAGCAGTCCTCCTCCCGGCGTTCCTCGGCCTTCGCGAGGAACGGGCGGACCTGCTGCTGATCCTCACCCCGCACGAGCCCACACTGGAACATATCGAAGGGATCGAGCGCGAACTTGCCGGACGCGCCACCACCATCCGCTTCTCGGCGTTGAATGAATACGACGGACAGGATGTGATCATCGTGGACAGCATTGGCATCCTGCTCGTACTGTATGCAAGCGCACACCTTGCGTATGTGGGCGGCAGTTTCCGCCAGGGGATCCACAATGTTCTCGAAGCCGCCGTCTACGGCATCCCGGTCCTCTTCGGCCCCAAACACAGGAACTCGCACGAACCGCTGATGCTCGTTGAGCGCGGCGGCGCATTCATCGTGACGAACGAGGAAGAATTCCGGACGACGGCGGGGAATCTGCTGCGCGATGACCGGATCCGGACCACGGCCGGGGACCGGGCATCATCGTTCGTCCGGTCGCATCTCGGTGCCACAGAACAGATACTCACGTTCATCGAGCCACTTCTCACCACACGGAGCAACGGAACCCCGCGATGA